Proteins found in one Ctenopharyngodon idella isolate HZGC_01 chromosome 16, HZGC01, whole genome shotgun sequence genomic segment:
- the LOC127497009 gene encoding neural cell adhesion molecule 1-like isoform X1, translating into MTLLRLCGLLLVCSRLIDAKLDIIASEPDVQVGSQVLLLCKVDSEGDIIWLKDDEEVDEDRHEVKKTDESSSALTLKNIELSDSGIYTCQFENEHGTKKTTYQLYVYQAPDFGNTRTYHEFLVNQTVTIPCMVSGKPDVEVYWLRNDRIVNDDGRGGGHAAGSSNLLCGRGSLRILPDRSLQIVGIQQEDRGTYTCEGKIKGRPVTRHLPISVVVNEPPTILIHEERKSVHAGPNTSVSIVCLVKGAPTPNITWMLPSTSDDSRIKFNTDKSELTISSVTRSDYGEYVCTATNKIGENSATFILDVSERPIIDLDPSKLTVIPGESGSVLCNATGHPTPTIQWVRKATQEKMTSVEGSELILENVMPSDGGLYSCIASNPVGTTIEDFQLITWPGAPAQFSVAAGSSSSVLIQTVSVQDGGSSITQYILQWKKPSDETWSQSVVKPTNPLVITGLEPYTEYSVRFAAKNSHYQGNFSTERRIFTQSEREPDSPVLSLSEKKLEKNSVSIPIKQLKDGGSPIQHYIVRYKGNQENDEWAENKFPGNSSRIQLNGLQYNAEYQMEVYAVNRNGSSSPAKINFTVPQPVSQPMLGKGGVVGIVMFIFLVLMVAVDAFCCYTNHCGLLNFLARKLFGHKLSDSKGMDEEANNSNGDMKLGGLTLPRGSIPKLQTPSGAVNGVHSEVTCDKAPLTKFEKKPESTDPTGEP; encoded by the exons ATGACTTTACTCAGACTGTGTGGACTCCTCCTTGTATGCTCAAGACTAATAG ATGCTAAATTAGACATCATCGCTAGTGAACCTGATGTGCAGGTGGGAAGCCAAGTTCTGCTCTTGTGCAAAG TCGATTCAGAGGGAGACATCATTTGGTTGAAGGATGATGAAGAGGTTGATGAAGATCGCCATGAAGTCAAGAAAACTGATGAGTCTTCGAGTGCACTGACCTTGAAGAACATTGAGTTAAGTGACAGTGGAATCTATACCTGTCAGTTTGAAAATGAACACGGCACAAAGAAGACAACCTACCAGCTTTATGTCTACC AAGCACCAGACTTTGGCAACACACGGACGTACCATGAATTTCTGGTGAACCAGACTGTGACCATTCCCTGCATGGTCTCTGGCAAACCCGATGTGGAGGTCTACTGGTTACGGAACGATCGCATCGTGAATGATGACGGTAGGGGGGGTGGCCATGCTGCAGGTTCTTCCAATCTTTTATGTG GCCGAGGTAGTCTCAGAATCCTCCCAGATAGATCCCTGCAGATTGTGGGAATTCAGCAGGAAGACCGTGGAACCTACACCTGTGAAGGCAAGATCAAGGGACGCCCCGTAACCAGGCATCTCCCGATCTCTGTTGTTGTTAATG AGCCACCGACCATACTGATTCATGAGGAGAGAAAGAGTGTTCATGCCGGACCCAATACCAGTGTGTCTATAGTCTGCCTGGTCAAAGGAGCACCCACTCCAAATATAACATGGATGCT CCCTTCCACCTCTGACGACTCCCGTATCAAATTCAACACCGATAAGAGTGAGCTCACCATCTCTTCAGTGACCAGGAGTGATTATGGAGAGTATGTCTGCACGGCTACCAATAAGATCGGAGAAAACTCTGCCACGTTTATTCTGGATGTCTCAG AGCGTCCAATTATAGACTTGGATCCAAGCAAGCTGACCGTTATTCCAGGAGAATCTGGATCGGTGCTCTGCAATGCCACAGGACATCCAACTCCAACCATACAGTGGGTCAGGAAGGCTACCCAAGAAAAAATG ACGAGTGTGGAGGGATCTGAGCTCATTCTTGAAAATGTAATGCCCTCTGATGGTGGCTTGTActcctgcatagccagcaaccCGGTGGGCACAACCATTGAGGACTTCCAGCTGATAA CCTGGCCTGGGGCACCCGCTCAGTTCAGTGTGGCCGCAGGGTCCTCATCTTCTGTCCTCATCCAGACTGTCTCAGTGCAGGACGGAGGGTCCTCTATTACCCAGTACATCCTTCAGTGGAAGAAACCGTCCGATGAAACCTGGAGTCAAAGTGTCGTCAAGCCCACAA ATCCCCTGGTGATCACGGGCCTTGAGCCGTACACAGAGTACTCAGTTCGTTTTGCTGCCAAAAACTCACATTACCAGGGGAACTTCTCCACTGAACGCAGGATCTTCACACAGTCCGAAC GTGAACCCGACAGCCCCGTTCTTTCTCTGAGTGAGAAAAAGTTGGAGAAGAACTCAGTCTCCATCCCCATTAAACAGCTGAAAGACGGAGGCTCTCCCATCCAACACTACATTGTGCGCTATAAAGGG AACCAGGAGAATGACGAATGGGCTGAAAATAAATTTCCTGGAAACTCCAGCAGAATCCAGCTGAATGGTCTCCAGTACAATGCTGAATATCAAATGGAAGTTTATGCAGTAAACCGCAACGGCTCCTCCAGCCCTGCCAAAATCAACTTCACCGTCCCACAACCTG TCAGTCAGCCGATGCTTGGGAAAGGAGGTGTGGTGGGCATTGTAATGTTCATCTTCTTGGTGCTGATGGTAGCAGTGGATGCTTTCTGCTGCTACACCAACCACTGCGGCCTGCTTAATTTCCTTGCTCGTAAACTATTTGGACACAAACTGTCAGATTCTAAAGGGATGGATGAAGAGGCGAATAATTCAAATGG AGACATGAAGCTGGGTGGGCTAACGCTTCCCAGAGGCAGCATCCCAAAACTTCAGACACCTAGTGGGGCAGTGAATGGCGTTCATTCAGAAGTCACGTGTGACAAAGCGCCTCTCACCAAATTCGA
- the LOC127497009 gene encoding neural cell adhesion molecule 1-like isoform X2, translated as MTLLRLCGLLLVCSRLIDAKLDIIASEPDVQVGSQVLLLCKVDSEGDIIWLKDDEEVDEDRHEVKKTDESSSALTLKNIELSDSGIYTCQFENEHGTKKTTYQLYVYQAPDFGNTRTYHEFLVNQTVTIPCMVSGKPDVEVYWLRNDRIVNDDGRGSLRILPDRSLQIVGIQQEDRGTYTCEGKIKGRPVTRHLPISVVVNEPPTILIHEERKSVHAGPNTSVSIVCLVKGAPTPNITWMLPSTSDDSRIKFNTDKSELTISSVTRSDYGEYVCTATNKIGENSATFILDVSERPIIDLDPSKLTVIPGESGSVLCNATGHPTPTIQWVRKATQEKMTSVEGSELILENVMPSDGGLYSCIASNPVGTTIEDFQLITWPGAPAQFSVAAGSSSSVLIQTVSVQDGGSSITQYILQWKKPSDETWSQSVVKPTNPLVITGLEPYTEYSVRFAAKNSHYQGNFSTERRIFTQSEREPDSPVLSLSEKKLEKNSVSIPIKQLKDGGSPIQHYIVRYKGNQENDEWAENKFPGNSSRIQLNGLQYNAEYQMEVYAVNRNGSSSPAKINFTVPQPVSQPMLGKGGVVGIVMFIFLVLMVAVDAFCCYTNHCGLLNFLARKLFGHKLSDSKGMDEEANNSNGDMKLGGLTLPRGSIPKLQTPSGAVNGVHSEVTCDKAPLTKFEKKPESTDPTGEP; from the exons ATGACTTTACTCAGACTGTGTGGACTCCTCCTTGTATGCTCAAGACTAATAG ATGCTAAATTAGACATCATCGCTAGTGAACCTGATGTGCAGGTGGGAAGCCAAGTTCTGCTCTTGTGCAAAG TCGATTCAGAGGGAGACATCATTTGGTTGAAGGATGATGAAGAGGTTGATGAAGATCGCCATGAAGTCAAGAAAACTGATGAGTCTTCGAGTGCACTGACCTTGAAGAACATTGAGTTAAGTGACAGTGGAATCTATACCTGTCAGTTTGAAAATGAACACGGCACAAAGAAGACAACCTACCAGCTTTATGTCTACC AAGCACCAGACTTTGGCAACACACGGACGTACCATGAATTTCTGGTGAACCAGACTGTGACCATTCCCTGCATGGTCTCTGGCAAACCCGATGTGGAGGTCTACTGGTTACGGAACGATCGCATCGTGAATGATGACG GCCGAGGTAGTCTCAGAATCCTCCCAGATAGATCCCTGCAGATTGTGGGAATTCAGCAGGAAGACCGTGGAACCTACACCTGTGAAGGCAAGATCAAGGGACGCCCCGTAACCAGGCATCTCCCGATCTCTGTTGTTGTTAATG AGCCACCGACCATACTGATTCATGAGGAGAGAAAGAGTGTTCATGCCGGACCCAATACCAGTGTGTCTATAGTCTGCCTGGTCAAAGGAGCACCCACTCCAAATATAACATGGATGCT CCCTTCCACCTCTGACGACTCCCGTATCAAATTCAACACCGATAAGAGTGAGCTCACCATCTCTTCAGTGACCAGGAGTGATTATGGAGAGTATGTCTGCACGGCTACCAATAAGATCGGAGAAAACTCTGCCACGTTTATTCTGGATGTCTCAG AGCGTCCAATTATAGACTTGGATCCAAGCAAGCTGACCGTTATTCCAGGAGAATCTGGATCGGTGCTCTGCAATGCCACAGGACATCCAACTCCAACCATACAGTGGGTCAGGAAGGCTACCCAAGAAAAAATG ACGAGTGTGGAGGGATCTGAGCTCATTCTTGAAAATGTAATGCCCTCTGATGGTGGCTTGTActcctgcatagccagcaaccCGGTGGGCACAACCATTGAGGACTTCCAGCTGATAA CCTGGCCTGGGGCACCCGCTCAGTTCAGTGTGGCCGCAGGGTCCTCATCTTCTGTCCTCATCCAGACTGTCTCAGTGCAGGACGGAGGGTCCTCTATTACCCAGTACATCCTTCAGTGGAAGAAACCGTCCGATGAAACCTGGAGTCAAAGTGTCGTCAAGCCCACAA ATCCCCTGGTGATCACGGGCCTTGAGCCGTACACAGAGTACTCAGTTCGTTTTGCTGCCAAAAACTCACATTACCAGGGGAACTTCTCCACTGAACGCAGGATCTTCACACAGTCCGAAC GTGAACCCGACAGCCCCGTTCTTTCTCTGAGTGAGAAAAAGTTGGAGAAGAACTCAGTCTCCATCCCCATTAAACAGCTGAAAGACGGAGGCTCTCCCATCCAACACTACATTGTGCGCTATAAAGGG AACCAGGAGAATGACGAATGGGCTGAAAATAAATTTCCTGGAAACTCCAGCAGAATCCAGCTGAATGGTCTCCAGTACAATGCTGAATATCAAATGGAAGTTTATGCAGTAAACCGCAACGGCTCCTCCAGCCCTGCCAAAATCAACTTCACCGTCCCACAACCTG TCAGTCAGCCGATGCTTGGGAAAGGAGGTGTGGTGGGCATTGTAATGTTCATCTTCTTGGTGCTGATGGTAGCAGTGGATGCTTTCTGCTGCTACACCAACCACTGCGGCCTGCTTAATTTCCTTGCTCGTAAACTATTTGGACACAAACTGTCAGATTCTAAAGGGATGGATGAAGAGGCGAATAATTCAAATGG AGACATGAAGCTGGGTGGGCTAACGCTTCCCAGAGGCAGCATCCCAAAACTTCAGACACCTAGTGGGGCAGTGAATGGCGTTCATTCAGAAGTCACGTGTGACAAAGCGCCTCTCACCAAATTCGA
- the LOC127497009 gene encoding neural cell adhesion molecule 1-like isoform X3, producing MTLLRLCGLLLVCSRLIDAKLDIIASEPDVQVGSQVLLLCKVDSEGDIIWLKDDEEVDEDRHEVKKTDESSSALTLKNIELSDSGIYTCQFENEHGTKKTTYQLYVYQAPDFGNTRTYHEFLVNQTVTIPCMVSGKPDVEVYWLRNDRIVNDDGRGGGHAAGSSNLLCGRGSLRILPDRSLQIVGIQQEDRGTYTCEGKIKGRPVTRHLPISVVVNEPPTILIHEERKSVHAGPNTSVSIVCLVKGAPTPNITWMLPSTSDDSRIKFNTDKSELTISSVTRSDYGEYVCTATNKIGENSATFILDVSERPIIDLDPSKLTVIPGESGSVLCNATGHPTPTIQWVRKATQEKMTSVEGSELILENVMPSDGGLYSCIASNPVGTTIEDFQLITWPGAPAQFSVAAGSSSSVLIQTVSVQDGGSSITQYILQWKKPSDETWSQSVVKPTNPLVITGLEPYTEYSVRFAAKNSHYQGNFSTERRIFTQSEREPDSPVLSLSEKKLEKNSVSIPIKQLKDGGSPIQHYIVRYKGNQENDEWAENKFPGNSSRIQLNGLQYNAEYQMEVYAVNRNGSSSPAKINFTVPQPVSQPMLGKGGVVGIVMFIFLVLMVAVDAFCCYTNHCGLLNFLARKLFGHKLSDSKGMDEEANNSNGKKPESTDPTGEP from the exons ATGACTTTACTCAGACTGTGTGGACTCCTCCTTGTATGCTCAAGACTAATAG ATGCTAAATTAGACATCATCGCTAGTGAACCTGATGTGCAGGTGGGAAGCCAAGTTCTGCTCTTGTGCAAAG TCGATTCAGAGGGAGACATCATTTGGTTGAAGGATGATGAAGAGGTTGATGAAGATCGCCATGAAGTCAAGAAAACTGATGAGTCTTCGAGTGCACTGACCTTGAAGAACATTGAGTTAAGTGACAGTGGAATCTATACCTGTCAGTTTGAAAATGAACACGGCACAAAGAAGACAACCTACCAGCTTTATGTCTACC AAGCACCAGACTTTGGCAACACACGGACGTACCATGAATTTCTGGTGAACCAGACTGTGACCATTCCCTGCATGGTCTCTGGCAAACCCGATGTGGAGGTCTACTGGTTACGGAACGATCGCATCGTGAATGATGACGGTAGGGGGGGTGGCCATGCTGCAGGTTCTTCCAATCTTTTATGTG GCCGAGGTAGTCTCAGAATCCTCCCAGATAGATCCCTGCAGATTGTGGGAATTCAGCAGGAAGACCGTGGAACCTACACCTGTGAAGGCAAGATCAAGGGACGCCCCGTAACCAGGCATCTCCCGATCTCTGTTGTTGTTAATG AGCCACCGACCATACTGATTCATGAGGAGAGAAAGAGTGTTCATGCCGGACCCAATACCAGTGTGTCTATAGTCTGCCTGGTCAAAGGAGCACCCACTCCAAATATAACATGGATGCT CCCTTCCACCTCTGACGACTCCCGTATCAAATTCAACACCGATAAGAGTGAGCTCACCATCTCTTCAGTGACCAGGAGTGATTATGGAGAGTATGTCTGCACGGCTACCAATAAGATCGGAGAAAACTCTGCCACGTTTATTCTGGATGTCTCAG AGCGTCCAATTATAGACTTGGATCCAAGCAAGCTGACCGTTATTCCAGGAGAATCTGGATCGGTGCTCTGCAATGCCACAGGACATCCAACTCCAACCATACAGTGGGTCAGGAAGGCTACCCAAGAAAAAATG ACGAGTGTGGAGGGATCTGAGCTCATTCTTGAAAATGTAATGCCCTCTGATGGTGGCTTGTActcctgcatagccagcaaccCGGTGGGCACAACCATTGAGGACTTCCAGCTGATAA CCTGGCCTGGGGCACCCGCTCAGTTCAGTGTGGCCGCAGGGTCCTCATCTTCTGTCCTCATCCAGACTGTCTCAGTGCAGGACGGAGGGTCCTCTATTACCCAGTACATCCTTCAGTGGAAGAAACCGTCCGATGAAACCTGGAGTCAAAGTGTCGTCAAGCCCACAA ATCCCCTGGTGATCACGGGCCTTGAGCCGTACACAGAGTACTCAGTTCGTTTTGCTGCCAAAAACTCACATTACCAGGGGAACTTCTCCACTGAACGCAGGATCTTCACACAGTCCGAAC GTGAACCCGACAGCCCCGTTCTTTCTCTGAGTGAGAAAAAGTTGGAGAAGAACTCAGTCTCCATCCCCATTAAACAGCTGAAAGACGGAGGCTCTCCCATCCAACACTACATTGTGCGCTATAAAGGG AACCAGGAGAATGACGAATGGGCTGAAAATAAATTTCCTGGAAACTCCAGCAGAATCCAGCTGAATGGTCTCCAGTACAATGCTGAATATCAAATGGAAGTTTATGCAGTAAACCGCAACGGCTCCTCCAGCCCTGCCAAAATCAACTTCACCGTCCCACAACCTG TCAGTCAGCCGATGCTTGGGAAAGGAGGTGTGGTGGGCATTGTAATGTTCATCTTCTTGGTGCTGATGGTAGCAGTGGATGCTTTCTGCTGCTACACCAACCACTGCGGCCTGCTTAATTTCCTTGCTCGTAAACTATTTGGACACAAACTGTCAGATTCTAAAGGGATGGATGAAGAGGCGAATAATTCAAATGG
- the sult2st3 gene encoding sulfotransferase family 2, cytosolic sulfotransferase 3, with translation MVDNNLYRLYHGLMLPKIAHTDESLNYLQNFQVKDDDTFAVTYPKSGTTWMQEILPPLLNGGDLTSVQTIPNWDRVPWLEETQAPVLLDKLPSPRAIVSHMPCHLMPSSFFNSKAKVIYVARNPKDVLVSSFYFHKMANFLEDPGTFEEFTDKFLSGKVLFGKWTDHVKSWRNPELADRILYITYEEMLQDLREVLGRILNFLGRELSADALDRVVNNSTFKNMKTNTMSNYSLVPDVVLDQKKSNFLRKGIAGDWKNHFSPELNAKFTSVIQEEMKGSNIKFSWDNE, from the exons ATGGTGGACAACAATTTGTATCGGCTTTACCATGGTCTTATGCTGCCTAAGATCGCTCATACAGATGAAAGTCTTAACTACCTCCAGAATTTCCAAGTCAAAGATGATGATACTTTTGCTGTCACCTATCCAAAATCTG GTACCACATGGATGCAGGAAATTCTTCCTCCTCTCCTGAATGGAGGAGACCTGACCTCAGTGCAAACCATCCCCAACTGGGACAGGGTTCCATGGCTGGAGGAAACCCAAGCTCCAGTGCTTCTCGACAAACTCCCTTCACCGCGAGCCATTGTCTCCCACATGCCTTGTCATTTGATGCCTTCCTCCTTTTTCAACTCCAAGGCCAAG gTAATCTACGTTGCTCGGAATCCTAAAGATGTTCTAGTCTCATCTTTCTACTTTCATAAAATGGCGAATTTCCTTGAAGACCCAGGAACATTTGAAGAATTCACAGACAAATTCCTGTCAGGAAAAG TTCTTTTTGGGAAGTGGACAGACCATGTGAAAAGTTGGCGAAACCCTGAGCTTGCGGACAGAATTCTGTACATCACCTATGAAGAAATGCTTCAG GACCTCCGTGAAGTCCTGGGGCGGATTTTAAACTTTCTCGGTCGGGAGCTCAGCGCAGACGCTCTGGATCGTGTGGTCAATAACAGCACtttcaaaaatatgaaaacaaacaccATGTCAAACTACTCTCTGGTGCCAGATGTTGTTTTGGACCAGAAGAAGTCAAACTTCCTCAGAAAAG GTATCGCTGGAGATTGGAAGAATCACTTTAGCCCTGAGCTTAACGCCAAATTTACATCTGTAATTCAGGAGGAAATGAAAGGAAGTAACATCAAATTCTCGTGGGATAATGAATGA